A genomic region of Metopolophium dirhodum isolate CAU chromosome 1, ASM1992520v1, whole genome shotgun sequence contains the following coding sequences:
- the LOC132936205 gene encoding phenoloxidase-activating factor 2-like isoform X1: MSSSLHCRRTSSLHTTIALVAAVAVAVAVHSTVAAPQSDGDATITIAGQQCKCVPFYLCESSNTVDVPSGSTESGCGDLVCCRVQSDVPLPPVTESYIPSSELPQISSSTQEPYIENNKPCTCVSRNQCLTPNGSNQRQSSNIRAGSCSSNKVCCINEYVNIGTTQETPIIGEPINNNDRSCGIGKSPPNTINSDNIGTRIINPEDNSNTHFGQFPWMVAILKTDINEETGIKTENVFLCGGSLIHPRVILTAAHCVRGKDVKLMKVRVGVWDTQSNSHEEDREKSHEDRGVSKIVHHPNHNNGTMFNDVALVELESEIILHPHVNVICIPNNEKQINYDPQSCVSTGWGKNGFEQGSKYQTVLKKVDLSLVPNDLCQQQLRTTRLGNFFRLHESFLCAGGIKGVDVCKGDGGGPLICAMKGYQGKSKKYMQVGIVSWGIGCGDENIPGVYSSVAVNSQWINKELKTMTSQ, from the exons ATGTCGTCATCGCTGCACTGTCGCCGTACGTCGTCGCTGCATACGACCATCGCCTTGGTCGCCGCTGTGGCCGTCGCGGTCGCCGTCCACTCGACGGTCGCCGCCCCGCAGTCCGACGGCGACGCCACGATCACGATCGCCGGCCAGCAGTGCAAGTGTGTGCCGTTCTACTTGTGCGAATCGAGCAATACCGTCGACGTACCCTCCGG ATCTACAGAATCGGGTTGTGGAGATTTGGTATGTTGCCGAGTACAAAGTGATGTACCTTTACCACCAGTGACCGAATCGTATATACCGTCGTCTGAATTACCACAAATTAGTTCATCAACTCAGGAACCATATATTGAGAATAATAAGCCATGTACATGTGTCTCCAGAAATCAATGTTTAACACCAAACGGTAGTAATCAACGGCAAAGTTCTAATATTAG AGCAGGGAGTTGCAGCAGCAATAAAGTATGCTGCataaatgaatatgttaatatcggAACAACCCAGGAAACACCTATTATTGGTGAACCCATCAATAACAATGATCGTAGTTGTGGTATTGGTAAGTCACCGCCAAATACCATAAATTCTGATAATATAGGAACCCGTATTATTAATCCTGAAG aCAACTCAAACACGCATTTTGGTCAATTTCCGTGGATGGTTGCTATACTAAAAACAGATATAAATGAAGAGACTGGTattaaaacagaaaatgttTTCCTCTGTGGTGGTTCATTAATACATCCACGAGTCATTTTAACTGCGGCACACTGCGTCAG AGGTAAGGATGTGAAATTGATGAAAGTACGTGTTGGTGTGTGGGATACTCAGTCTAACAGTCACGAAGAAGATAGAGAAAAGTCGCACGAAGATCGTGGTGTTTCAAAAATCGTTCATCATCCGAATCATAATAATGGAACTATGTTCAATGATGTTGCGTTAGTCGAACTTGAATCTGAAATTATATTACATCCACATGTTAATGTTATATGCATTCCTaacaatgaaaaacaaataaactacGACCCTCAATCGTGTGTATCAACAGGGTGGGGTAAAAACGGATTCG AACAGGGTAGCAAATATCAAACTGTGTTAAAAAAAGTAGATTTGTCTCTTGTGCCCAATGATTTGTGCCAACAGCAATTACGGACCACGCGCCTTGGGAACTTTTTCCGTTTACATGAAAGTTTTCTTTGTGCTGGTGGCATAAAGGGAGTTGATGTGTGCAAA GGTGATGGTGGTGGACCGTTGATATGTGCAATGAAAGGATACCAAGGgaagtctaaaaaatatatgcaaGTGGGTATTGTGTCTTGGGGTATTGGATGCGGTGATGAAAATATACCAGGTGTATACTCGTCGGTAGCGGTCAACTCTCAGTGGATCAACAAGGAGCTTAAAACGATGACATCACAATAA
- the LOC132936205 gene encoding phenoloxidase-activating factor 2-like isoform X2 gives MSSSLHCRRTSSLHTTIALVAAVAVAVAVHSTVAAPQSDGDATITIAGQQCKCVPFYLCESSNTVDVPSGSTESGCGDLVCCRVQSDVPLPPVTESYIPSSELPQISSSTQEPYIENNKPCTCVSRNQCLTPNGSNQRQSSNIRAGSCSSNKVCCINEYVNIGTTQETPIIGEPINNNDRSCGIDNSNTHFGQFPWMVAILKTDINEETGIKTENVFLCGGSLIHPRVILTAAHCVRGKDVKLMKVRVGVWDTQSNSHEEDREKSHEDRGVSKIVHHPNHNNGTMFNDVALVELESEIILHPHVNVICIPNNEKQINYDPQSCVSTGWGKNGFEQGSKYQTVLKKVDLSLVPNDLCQQQLRTTRLGNFFRLHESFLCAGGIKGVDVCKGDGGGPLICAMKGYQGKSKKYMQVGIVSWGIGCGDENIPGVYSSVAVNSQWINKELKTMTSQ, from the exons ATGTCGTCATCGCTGCACTGTCGCCGTACGTCGTCGCTGCATACGACCATCGCCTTGGTCGCCGCTGTGGCCGTCGCGGTCGCCGTCCACTCGACGGTCGCCGCCCCGCAGTCCGACGGCGACGCCACGATCACGATCGCCGGCCAGCAGTGCAAGTGTGTGCCGTTCTACTTGTGCGAATCGAGCAATACCGTCGACGTACCCTCCGG ATCTACAGAATCGGGTTGTGGAGATTTGGTATGTTGCCGAGTACAAAGTGATGTACCTTTACCACCAGTGACCGAATCGTATATACCGTCGTCTGAATTACCACAAATTAGTTCATCAACTCAGGAACCATATATTGAGAATAATAAGCCATGTACATGTGTCTCCAGAAATCAATGTTTAACACCAAACGGTAGTAATCAACGGCAAAGTTCTAATATTAG AGCAGGGAGTTGCAGCAGCAATAAAGTATGCTGCataaatgaatatgttaatatcggAACAACCCAGGAAACACCTATTATTGGTGAACCCATCAATAACAATGATCGTAGTTGTGGTATTG aCAACTCAAACACGCATTTTGGTCAATTTCCGTGGATGGTTGCTATACTAAAAACAGATATAAATGAAGAGACTGGTattaaaacagaaaatgttTTCCTCTGTGGTGGTTCATTAATACATCCACGAGTCATTTTAACTGCGGCACACTGCGTCAG AGGTAAGGATGTGAAATTGATGAAAGTACGTGTTGGTGTGTGGGATACTCAGTCTAACAGTCACGAAGAAGATAGAGAAAAGTCGCACGAAGATCGTGGTGTTTCAAAAATCGTTCATCATCCGAATCATAATAATGGAACTATGTTCAATGATGTTGCGTTAGTCGAACTTGAATCTGAAATTATATTACATCCACATGTTAATGTTATATGCATTCCTaacaatgaaaaacaaataaactacGACCCTCAATCGTGTGTATCAACAGGGTGGGGTAAAAACGGATTCG AACAGGGTAGCAAATATCAAACTGTGTTAAAAAAAGTAGATTTGTCTCTTGTGCCCAATGATTTGTGCCAACAGCAATTACGGACCACGCGCCTTGGGAACTTTTTCCGTTTACATGAAAGTTTTCTTTGTGCTGGTGGCATAAAGGGAGTTGATGTGTGCAAA GGTGATGGTGGTGGACCGTTGATATGTGCAATGAAAGGATACCAAGGgaagtctaaaaaatatatgcaaGTGGGTATTGTGTCTTGGGGTATTGGATGCGGTGATGAAAATATACCAGGTGTATACTCGTCGGTAGCGGTCAACTCTCAGTGGATCAACAAGGAGCTTAAAACGATGACATCACAATAA